In Paenibacillus xylanilyticus, the genomic window GCGGGCAATCGCGGCTTAATGCTGGTGGGAGAACCGGGAACAGCGAAGACGATGCTCAGTGAGCTGCTGACAGCTGCGATCTCGGGAACCAGTCTGAACACCATTCAAGGTACGGCAGGCACAACGGAGGACATGATCAAGTATTCTTGGAATTATGCGATGCTGCTTGATAAAGGTCCTTCGGAAGCAGCTCTTGTTCCAGCACCGTTATACAGCGGCATGAAGAAAGGCATTATCACCCGTTTCGAAGAGATTACACGTTGTCCGGCTGAAGCACAGGATAGTCTGATCAGTATTCTAAGTGACAAAGTCATGAGCATTCCTGAGCTGGATGGTGGCGTGCTGTTTGCCAAGCCGGGGTTTAACGTGATTGCTACAGCGAATATTCGTGATAAGGGTGTTAACGAGATGAGTGGTGCGCTGAAACGCCGTTTCAACTTCGAAACGATCAAGCCAATCAGCAGTGTGAAGATGGAAGCGAAAATTATTGAATCCCAGGCACGAAGCCTTTTATTACATAGTGATATTGATATCGAAATTAATCCGGATGTGGTGGAGCTTCTTGCGACCACATTCATGGAGCTGCGTACCGGCATGAGCCGTGAAGGTTATAAGCTGGACACACCACAAGCTTCCATGAGTACTGCAGAAGCCGTTTCCGTATACGTTCAGAGTGCAATGACTTCGTATTATTACGAGGATAAGGGAATTGCATTGGATCGCCTGGTTCAGAACATGCTTGGAACCATTGCCAAGGAAAATGACAAGGATCTGTCCGTTCTGAAAGCCTACTTCTCCAAGGTTGTGAAGGAACGCTCCAAAGAAGAGGGAATTTGGAAGGACTATTATGAGGAGAAAAAATGGATCGGGTAGCGCCACTAGTGGAGCCGGATGTTACCGAGTTGCAATCCCTCTTTGAGTCTCAGGTGTATAACCTGAACAATGGTACGGTTTATTTTCCGATAAGGCATCATAGTCCGGTTTGTTCTTCTCATTTGTTACAACTGATTGAGGCATATCAGCCGGACATTATTCTGATCGAAGGACCCGAGAGCGGGAATCCATATCTCTCCGTGTTGGCTGATGAAGCAACGATCCCTCCGGTCAGCTTGTATTATACCTATGAGAGCGAGGATGACCGTGCAGCGTGTTATTATCCGATGCTGCGTTATTCCCCAGAATATGTAGCGTTACGTGAAGCTTCAAGGCTTAACATTCCTGCACAGTTCATTGATCTCGATTACTATCATTTCGCTAATAAAGAGAAAACGGAACAGCATGAAATATCTGTTCAGGATGAGACGCTGCTGGCCAGCTCCGACTTCATCAACCGTTTGTGTCAAAAAATGAACTGCCGCAGCTTCGACGAGCTATGGGAGAAAGTGTTTGAGATCGGTGGCCTCGAGAAATCCACACAGGAATTTGTGCAGGATGTGTTCACTTATTGTACGTTATCTCGTATGTGTTACACAGCTGATCGGCTACACCGTTCCGGTGATCTTGTCAGGGAAGAACACATGCGAAACTGCATCCGTGAGGCTTCCTCGAAGTATGATCGTCTGCTCGTTATAACAGGTGGATTCCATACGTACGGACTACTGGGCTTGGAAACAGACTCTGCTTCGCAGAAGTTCTCAGACAAGCCTGTGAAGAAGAATATAAGCTCTGCAACCAGGAATTCGGTACATCAGCAGATGTATCCCATGGTGTACACCTTTGCAGAAGCAGACCGTCTGAATGGTTACGCGAGTGGAATGCCATATGTGAATTACTACGACATGATCTGGAGCGAACTGTTCCGCAAGAAAAGTACCGCATACAACGTAACGGCAGTAAATCTGCTGTCCAAGCTTACACATGCACTCCGTAAGGGCCATGAGCACGTATCGACCAGTGACGCGATTGAGGCATACAGCATGGTTCAGGGGCTTGCAGCACTTCGGGACAAAAGAGAAGGCGGAGTTTATGAGCTAATGGACGCAGCGACGTCTTCTTTTGTCAAAGGCGAGCTTACACTGGCTACAGAAAAACCGCTGCAAGAGCTCCAGCTTCTTCTGACCGGAGATGCCATAGGAAGTGTGGCCCCCAATTCATTCAACATTCCGATTGTTGAAGATTTCAAATCCCGCTGTGCGTTAGCTAAGCTGCAGATTCGTACGACCGGTCAGCACAAGAAGGTCCTTGATCTATATGCCAAACCAGAGCATCGGCAGCTTAGTCAATTGTTCCAATGCATTACCTATCTGGTTCCCGAATTCGCGAAACGCCAATCTGGACCAGACTGGATTGCCCAGCGAGATATGAATCTGGTCAGGGAAACCTGGATCTATACCTACTCATCAAGGATTGAAGCCAGATTAATCGAAAATTCACTTTATGGGGGTACCATTCAGGAAGCAGCAACCCGAAAAATGGCGGAACAGATGCAGGATATTCCGGATCATCATAGCGGTGAGCTTGCTAGATCCATGCTCCAGGCTCTGCTTATGGGTTTACAGGATGCGGCTGCTCAATTGTATGATCAAGTCCGCTCAGCACTGAGGAAAGATGGAAATTTCCTATCTCTATGCGGCAGTCTTCACATTCTGGACCGAATTCATCAGCACCGAAGATTACTTGGATTATCGGATGACAGCCATCTTCCCGAGCTGGTTGCCGAAGCCTACAATAACGCAGTGGACAAACTACTGCAGCTCGCGAGAACCAATCCTGATGAGCATCAGCCTGTTATTCAGGGGTTGAAGCTGCTCGCGATGCTGGCGGAATCTTCCGAGGAACGTTACCGCGATGAAACCTTCAGAGCTCATCTGAATGAGCTGCTGGCAGATCACAACCTTCCGGCACAACTCGAAGGTGTATGCCTGGCCATTTCCTCGGGACTCGGTGATCGGGCAAGGGAAGAGATCGTTGATCGTGCTCGCGGATACATTCGCGGTACACCGGATCAAATGCGGCAGACAGCACTGTATTTACAGGGCGTGTTTTCCGTGGCACGAGATGCATTTTTATATGAAGATCAGCTGCTATCCGAGCTGAATTACATGATAGAGCAGCTGGATCATGATGATTTTATGATGATGATCCCGGAACTACGGCTTGCATTCACTTATTTTACACCTATGGAGACAACACTGATTGCAGATCGGGTTGCGAAGCTGCATCAGGTTCAATCTGAAGAGATGGCGATACCGGGGATCGACGAACACACACTGATTCAGGTGAAATCCTGGGATGAAGCCATCCGGAAGGAGTTTGAGACATGGAAGCTGATCTGAACAGAGGGGCGAGAACTCCTGATCCATTGAAGGCCCTTCCGGATTCCAATCAGGCTGAAACGCTGAACCGATGGCGATTGATCCTGGGTGATTCTGCTGAAGAAGGCTTATCGAATACGGATGCATACGACGCTGAGCATTTCAAGTATACCGAAATCGATGAAATTCTGGGTTACCTCTACAATCGGGAATACGGCGAAGAACAGGGATACCGAAAAGAAGGAGGACGCGGCTCCTCTAATCTTACGGTTCCCAACTGGTTGCATAAGGTTCGGGAATTATTCCCCAAGCCAACCGTGGAGCTGCTGGAGAAACAGGCACTGGACCGTTATGGCTTAACAGAGCTGTTAACCGACAAAAAATTGCTGGAGTCTCTCGAACCCAACATGAACCTGCTGAAAAACATCATGCAATTCAAAGGACGAATGAAAGGGGACGTCCTGCGGAGTGCGAAGGAGATCGTGCGGACTGTAGTTGAGGACCTTCAGCGTAAGCTGGAGTCCCAGACCAGAGCCAGCATCATGGGAAAACGCAGCCGTTACACACCAAGTTCCATAAAGTCCCTGCGTAATCTTAATTTCAAACGAACCATTACCAAGAACCTGAAAAATGTCGATCGAGTAAACCGCAGATTGGTGATTGATCGTCTTTATTTCGACGGAAATATCCAGCCGCATAATAAATGGAACGTCATCATTGCTGTTGACGAAAGCGGCAGCATGATGGACTCGGTCATATACAGCTCAGTCATGGTTAGTATCTTCTATCGTTTGAATGCGCTGCGTACCCACTTGTTTATTTTTGATACCCAGGTTGTCGATCTGAGTGACAGGTTGGATGATCCGGTTGATGTTCTTATGAGTGTACAGCTGGGTGGAGGAACTCATATTACCAAGGCCCTGCGTTATGGCGAGACGTTGATAGATAATCCTGGCAAAACGATCTACATCCTTGTAAGTGATCTGGAAGAGGGATACCCGATCCAACAAATGTATAAAGCGTGTAAGGATATTATGGATGCCGGTTGCAAACTGCTTGTGCTCACCGCACTCGATTTTAATGGGGATACCGTCTATAACAAACATGCCGCACAAACCTTAACCAATATGGGAGCACATGTCGCCGCAATTACCCCTAACGAGCTTGCAGAATGGATCGGTGAGATTATCACGTAATGCGTTTATAACCAGGTTTTTCACCCAAAAATTAAGGAGGAATGTGTAATGCTTACTACAGATCGCGCTGTTGAGGCGTTAGTTGAGAAGTTTGCTGAGATGTGTTCGAAGGATTACTCCCTAAAAACAGATCGGAGTCAGGAAATCATTGATTATGTGCTGGGAAACACGGACAAGTTTCCTGAAATGATAGGGAATTCCAGCCATTATGTCTACTATACAATTGATGCGCTCATGAAGCTTGCCAAGAAAGATGATGGAGATATATTTTTCCGGGCAGGAGCTATCGTCATTCACCTGGAATCCCACTACTCCAGACGCAATTCGTGGGCTACGGATGGCTTCACCATTTGTCTCGGCAATGACTCTGAAGCCTACGGCTTGAGTGGAAAGAGCAAAAACCCAGATCGGATCGGTGGTCTTCTGTCCCGATTGGAGAAAATACGTCAGTTTGCCGGTGAAAAAGAAATTGTAGATGAGCTCAAAAGCAGGCTAAGCCGTGTACAGGTATTTGTTGAGTCCAAAAAAGGGAACGGATATGGCAACCATGAGCGAGAAATAATCGACGCCTTGCTTCTCCTGAAACTGTATTCCAAACTGAACGGTGTTCCCTCACAGGCAGCACAGTTGCAATTACTAAGCAACCACCTGCCTGAGTTACTTCAACTGGTCGTTGCTGATGATGCAGCGCAGCTGCGCCCGACGTTACATAAGCTTATGGAGCCACTGGTTGTGTGCTCCTTGCAGAGCCGATCTAATCGGTCTGTGCATGATCTGAAACCGGAATTTCTTCAGCAAAAACGAAATCGCCTGATGGAAGAGCTGTACCCGGACACTTCATTGAATAAAAAAGAACAATTGTCTCAGAATGTGTTCCACCAGACTATGATCTTGATAAGCAGCTCGTTGTTGTATCTAATCAATGTCCATGGGGGAAAGGACCGTTTCCTCGAAAACAAAGGCGAAACGGGTCAAGCTCTATTGGAGGCAATTACTCAACTGCATGAAATCTATCCGTTTGAGACGCGCATGTATCTGATGAGCATGGATTCCAGAGCCAAAAATGCCGACGGGCTGCTCGCTGGTCTGCTTCCTCTGGATGAACCATACCAACTGATCGAGCTGATGAATAACGAATTGAATATGTTTACGATATCATGGCAGTCGATCCAGTCGGCCATCATGAGTGATCCGGAACAATCCATACGTGCTTATCATATTCTCAAAACTCCATACCTCAAGCTGGTTATCCAAAAGATAATGGAAGATCACAGTAGAGAAATCCCTAACGCGGACGGTACCATTGAACAAGCCGTCTCTGCAGTACTCCGGGAGCCATTGGAAGGTGGTCGCAGTGGTCTTGCCATCGCAAGGTATCTCGAAGGTCAGACATCATTTGAAGAATACTGGGAAGACTCAAACAGCCGCAGTCTGTTTAACAATCTCAATCGTGACAAAAAACGTATTCAGAGTCTGATGGCCATCAGCTTCCTGCCAGTGGACTCAGAGGCAATGCGCCGGTTTGTCATTTTGGCTACCTATCCGGAGTGGACGCTGGATATCGTCTCAGATATGTATCGTTCCTACGCTTTCAGCGGAGAGAAGCTGCTGCAGCGTTATGGGCAAGATCCAGAGGTACAGCAGGATAAGCTGTTGACCAGTTTGATCTCGCTGAACGGCATGACCGACTACAGGTACAAAGCAATGCCTCAGGATGAGTACCGCCGGATTATTCAGCAAAATCTGGACTATGCTCTGGAACAGTATAAAAAGCTCCCAACAGACACACGTATTTTAATTTTGGAGATTACCTTCGAGCAGCGAAGTGAACTCAAGACGGAGAAGCTTGCCGAGGCGATTCGAGCGGGACTGCAGGATTCATCCAAAAAAGCCAACAGTCTCGCATTATCCGAATTCAATCGTGTACCTGATCCGGAACTCTTTACAACCATCTATCGTTCAGAAAAAAAAGCAAGCGTGAAAGAAGTGGCGCTTAGCGCAATTCGCAGCCTGGATCATAATAAAGAGCTATATCGTGAGCTTCTGGAGGGTGAGAAGTCGGCGGAATGGAAGAACTTGATTCAAATTCTGCTGGATACCGCAGATCAAAGCCCGGAATATGCCCATGCTGCACTTGCTGATCAGGCGGATGCCAAAAAGCTGGCTAGATTTGGTTGGTTATCCCTGAAGGACTTGCCTTCTCTTATTCGTTCGGAAGACAATCAACCTTTGGATGATCGAATTAAGCAATATATTTTGGTCCAATCGGTAGATCATACATCTGCACCTAACGAAAGGCTGAATGAACTGCGGGAGTATGTAGATGAAGATTCGTTATCTCGATTCGCAACTGAACTGCTCCAGTTATGGATTCAGGACGGTGCTCCTGCGAAGGAAAAATGGGTGATGTATATCTCTGCGCTCTTTGGCAGTGTGCAAATCGTTCACATCCTAACGCCTCAAATTAAAGAATGGACCGAAAACAGTCGTGGAGCTATTGCGGCAGATGCGGTGAAGGTACTAGCTTACCTGAAAGATCCATCTGCTCTCATGGCCATTGATAAAATTAAACGCAGCGTCAAGAATCGTCAGGTGAAAGGCGCGGCAGAAGAAGCACTGCAGCTTGCGGCCGACAACTTGGGACTTACACCGGAACAATTGGAAGATCGGCTTGTAACTACGCTTGGTTTTGACGAGTCAGGAACGTTGAGGCTGAGTTACGGTGAGCGTTCATTCCTCATTAAAGTGAATGGAGATTTGCAGGTCGTCGTTCTGAACGAAGAAACAGGTAAAACAGTGAAAAGCTTGCCTGCACCAGCGCAGAAGGATGACGCAGAGCTCGCTGCACAATCCAAAGCACGTTTTACCCAGCTGAAGAAAGATCTCAAAACAATGGTGGGCATTCAGGCACAGCGCCTGGAAGAATCATTGTCCAAGCAGCGTTTGTGGTCTTCTGAAGAGTGGAAGGCACTCTTTGTTGAAAATGTAATCATGCAAAAATTCGCTGTAGGTCTGATCTGGGGCACCTATGAAGATGGTCAGCTGAATAGCACCTTCCGCTATATGGAAGATGGCACCTTTAATACGGTGGATGAAGATGAATATGAACTACCTCTGAATACACTAGTAGGACTTGTACATCCGCTTGAACTTGAAGCATCTACCCTGGACGGCTGGAAAACACAGCTCGAAGACTACGAAGTGAAGCAGCCTTTCGAGCAGCTTAACCGAGAAATTCACCTGCCTGAGGAAGAAGACAGCAAGCTTGAGGAGTACTCCCGACTTCCGGAATCGGAATTTTCACCGACGGCTTTCCCGAAAGCACTGGAGAAATTCGGTTGGATCAAAGGGCCGGCAATGGACGGCGGCTGGTATCATGAATTTTACAAGGAGTACGATGAATACGTAGCGGAACTGCGTTTCAGCGGTACCAGTATCACGTATTATGAGGGGATGGACGATATTACGCTTGAATCTCTCCAATTCTTCAGACCGGAGAACAAGAGAAGTTATTACTACAGCAATAACAAAAGCATTGCTCTGGGTCAGATTCCGGGACGTGTCTTCAGTGAAACGCTCTACGATATCCTAAGAGCAACGGGGCGTTGATTACGTGGGTGAATTCGAACATAAATTCAGGACATTTTCCAAATTGTGCACGGAAGACTACCTCATCAGGCATGCAAATAAGGGATTGTACAAGCGGTCTTTGAAAGATATCGATAACGGTGTGAGTGTGCAATACACGTGGAATGAATCTTCAGTCAGCTGTCAGTTGAGTGATGGAACTCTCTGTACGCTGGAGAGTACGCTCGATCACTGGGATTGCTCCTGTCCGTCAGATCACATCTGCAAACATGTTCTGATCTCGATTCTGTATTATCAGCGTGAACATCAGACGGATGAAGAAGTCACGGGGCAAGACATGCTGGCGGAGGCAGTTCCTTCATCTGAGGAGACTAACAATAATTCAAAATCCAGTTCGATTGCTATGGATACAGAGGAGTTAGCACCAGGTCATGAATCCCGTTTCCGCTGGATGACAGAGTCTGATCTGTCTACGTTAATCCAATCGTATAGCTCCTCGATGATCGAAGAAGTTTGGTTCCGGTTGAAGTATCCCGAGCAGATCGAAGTTCTGGAGGATTCTCTTCTTACCGTGCGGCTTGTAAGACAAGACATCGAGGTTTCATTCACCCAGGAACCCAGTCTCGCTAAGGCGCTGTGTAAGGTTAAACAAACGGCTGGAAATATGGCGAAGCTGGAAGCCTTGCTTCGATATCGCAGACAACAACATGTGGACGATGAGAATGTCTTAAGTGGAAGAGTATATGATACCAAGTTCTCCATTCAAACCGTCCGTGAATGCCGCAGCATGCTTGCCGATCTGTTAAAAACGGGGCTTGCCAGGCTTCCACAGTCCTATATGGCCCAGCTGGAGACGCTCGCTGTAGCTGCGCATAGTGGCAACCTACCTGATGTTGAACGAAGTTTACGGGGAATTCAGGGTGAATTACAGCTATTCTTCAATCGACATATTCGGTTCTCCATGCAAACCATGCTTGATCGGGTGTCCAAGCTGTATCTCGCATTGCAGGTCTTGGAGCAAGAGCGTACTTCTGCTTATATGCAGAGCCAGCTTATTGGCAGTTTTCGCAGTAAGTATTACACCGTTCCGCAGTTACATCTGTATGGTCTAGGAGCAGATGCATGGG contains:
- a CDS encoding ATP-binding protein → MEILKPPAETLYETELRALREEDKGKRPPNWLLSPAYVRDFIIGRDKPAMLDGEAIPITRKFYGNDVLIERAVVTLAGNRGLMLVGEPGTAKTMLSELLTAAISGTSLNTIQGTAGTTEDMIKYSWNYAMLLDKGPSEAALVPAPLYSGMKKGIITRFEEITRCPAEAQDSLISILSDKVMSIPELDGGVLFAKPGFNVIATANIRDKGVNEMSGALKRRFNFETIKPISSVKMEAKIIESQARSLLLHSDIDIEINPDVVELLATTFMELRTGMSREGYKLDTPQASMSTAEAVSVYVQSAMTSYYYEDKGIALDRLVQNMLGTIAKENDKDLSVLKAYFSKVVKERSKEEGIWKDYYEEKKWIG
- a CDS encoding DUF5682 family protein — protein: MDRVAPLVEPDVTELQSLFESQVYNLNNGTVYFPIRHHSPVCSSHLLQLIEAYQPDIILIEGPESGNPYLSVLADEATIPPVSLYYTYESEDDRAACYYPMLRYSPEYVALREASRLNIPAQFIDLDYYHFANKEKTEQHEISVQDETLLASSDFINRLCQKMNCRSFDELWEKVFEIGGLEKSTQEFVQDVFTYCTLSRMCYTADRLHRSGDLVREEHMRNCIREASSKYDRLLVITGGFHTYGLLGLETDSASQKFSDKPVKKNISSATRNSVHQQMYPMVYTFAEADRLNGYASGMPYVNYYDMIWSELFRKKSTAYNVTAVNLLSKLTHALRKGHEHVSTSDAIEAYSMVQGLAALRDKREGGVYELMDAATSSFVKGELTLATEKPLQELQLLLTGDAIGSVAPNSFNIPIVEDFKSRCALAKLQIRTTGQHKKVLDLYAKPEHRQLSQLFQCITYLVPEFAKRQSGPDWIAQRDMNLVRETWIYTYSSRIEARLIENSLYGGTIQEAATRKMAEQMQDIPDHHSGELARSMLQALLMGLQDAAAQLYDQVRSALRKDGNFLSLCGSLHILDRIHQHRRLLGLSDDSHLPELVAEAYNNAVDKLLQLARTNPDEHQPVIQGLKLLAMLAESSEERYRDETFRAHLNELLADHNLPAQLEGVCLAISSGLGDRAREEIVDRARGYIRGTPDQMRQTALYLQGVFSVARDAFLYEDQLLSELNYMIEQLDHDDFMMMIPELRLAFTYFTPMETTLIADRVAKLHQVQSEEMAIPGIDEHTLIQVKSWDEAIRKEFETWKLI
- a CDS encoding VWA domain-containing protein, whose protein sequence is MEADLNRGARTPDPLKALPDSNQAETLNRWRLILGDSAEEGLSNTDAYDAEHFKYTEIDEILGYLYNREYGEEQGYRKEGGRGSSNLTVPNWLHKVRELFPKPTVELLEKQALDRYGLTELLTDKKLLESLEPNMNLLKNIMQFKGRMKGDVLRSAKEIVRTVVEDLQRKLESQTRASIMGKRSRYTPSSIKSLRNLNFKRTITKNLKNVDRVNRRLVIDRLYFDGNIQPHNKWNVIIAVDESGSMMDSVIYSSVMVSIFYRLNALRTHLFIFDTQVVDLSDRLDDPVDVLMSVQLGGGTHITKALRYGETLIDNPGKTIYILVSDLEEGYPIQQMYKACKDIMDAGCKLLVLTALDFNGDTVYNKHAAQTLTNMGAHVAAITPNELAEWIGEIIT
- a CDS encoding DUF4132 domain-containing protein codes for the protein MLTTDRAVEALVEKFAEMCSKDYSLKTDRSQEIIDYVLGNTDKFPEMIGNSSHYVYYTIDALMKLAKKDDGDIFFRAGAIVIHLESHYSRRNSWATDGFTICLGNDSEAYGLSGKSKNPDRIGGLLSRLEKIRQFAGEKEIVDELKSRLSRVQVFVESKKGNGYGNHEREIIDALLLLKLYSKLNGVPSQAAQLQLLSNHLPELLQLVVADDAAQLRPTLHKLMEPLVVCSLQSRSNRSVHDLKPEFLQQKRNRLMEELYPDTSLNKKEQLSQNVFHQTMILISSSLLYLINVHGGKDRFLENKGETGQALLEAITQLHEIYPFETRMYLMSMDSRAKNADGLLAGLLPLDEPYQLIELMNNELNMFTISWQSIQSAIMSDPEQSIRAYHILKTPYLKLVIQKIMEDHSREIPNADGTIEQAVSAVLREPLEGGRSGLAIARYLEGQTSFEEYWEDSNSRSLFNNLNRDKKRIQSLMAISFLPVDSEAMRRFVILATYPEWTLDIVSDMYRSYAFSGEKLLQRYGQDPEVQQDKLLTSLISLNGMTDYRYKAMPQDEYRRIIQQNLDYALEQYKKLPTDTRILILEITFEQRSELKTEKLAEAIRAGLQDSSKKANSLALSEFNRVPDPELFTTIYRSEKKASVKEVALSAIRSLDHNKELYRELLEGEKSAEWKNLIQILLDTADQSPEYAHAALADQADAKKLARFGWLSLKDLPSLIRSEDNQPLDDRIKQYILVQSVDHTSAPNERLNELREYVDEDSLSRFATELLQLWIQDGAPAKEKWVMYISALFGSVQIVHILTPQIKEWTENSRGAIAADAVKVLAYLKDPSALMAIDKIKRSVKNRQVKGAAEEALQLAADNLGLTPEQLEDRLVTTLGFDESGTLRLSYGERSFLIKVNGDLQVVVLNEETGKTVKSLPAPAQKDDAELAAQSKARFTQLKKDLKTMVGIQAQRLEESLSKQRLWSSEEWKALFVENVIMQKFAVGLIWGTYEDGQLNSTFRYMEDGTFNTVDEDEYELPLNTLVGLVHPLELEASTLDGWKTQLEDYEVKQPFEQLNREIHLPEEEDSKLEEYSRLPESEFSPTAFPKALEKFGWIKGPAMDGGWYHEFYKEYDEYVAELRFSGTSITYYEGMDDITLESLQFFRPENKRSYYYSNNKSIALGQIPGRVFSETLYDILRATGR